Proteins found in one Macaca nemestrina isolate mMacNem1 chromosome 4, mMacNem.hap1, whole genome shotgun sequence genomic segment:
- the LOC105475649 gene encoding testin isoform X2 yields MANNIAYSMGLGHEQGFGAPCLKCKEKCEGFELHFWRKICRNCKCGQEEHDVLLSNEEDRKVGKLFEDTKYTTLIAKLKSDGIPMYKRNVMILTNPVAAKKNVSINTVTYEWAPPVQNQALARQYMQMLPKEKQPVAGSEGAQYRKKQLAKQLPAHDQDPSKCHELSPREVKEMEQFVKKYKSEALGVGDVKLPCEMDAQGPKQMNIPGGDRSTPAAVGAMEDKSAEHKRTQYSCYCCKLSMKEGDPAIYAERAGYDKLWHPACFVCSTCHELLVDMIYFWKNEKLYCGRHYCDSEKPRCAGCDELIFSNEYTQAENQNWHLKHFCCFDCDSILAGEIYVMVNDKPVCKPCYVKNHAVVCQGCHNAIDPEVQRVSYNNFSWHASTECFLCSCCSKCLIGQKFMPVEGMVFCSVECKKMMS; encoded by the exons ATGGCAAATAATATTGCCTACTCT atgGGCTTAGGTCACGAGCAAGGATTTGGAGCCCcttgtttaaaatgcaaagaaaaatgtgAAGGATTCGAACTGCACTTCTGGAG aaaaatatgtcGTAACTGCAAGTGTGGCCAAGAAGAACATGATGTCCTCTTGAGCAATGAAGAGGATCGAAAAGTGGGAAAACTTTTTGAAGACACCAAGTATACCACCCTGATTGCAAAACTAAAGTCAGATGGAATTCCCATGTATAAACGCAATGTTATGATATTGACCAATCCAGTTGCTGCCAAGAAGAATGTCTCCATCAATACAGTTACCTATGAGTGGGCACCTCCTGTCCAGAATCAGGCATTG GCCAGGCAGTACATGCAGATGCTACCCAAGGAAAAGCAGCCAGTAGCAGGCTCAGAGGGGGCACAGTACCGGAAGAAGCAGCTGGCAAAGCAGCTCCCTGCACATGACCAGGACCCTTCAAAGTGCCATGAGTTGTCTCCCAGAGAGGTGAAGGAGATGGAGCAGTTTGTAAAGAAATATAAGAGCGAAGCTCTGGGAGTAGGAGATGTCAAACTTCCCTGTGAGATGGATGCCCAAGGCCCGAAACAAATGAACATTCCTGGAGGGGACAGAAGCACCCCAGCAGCAGTGGGGGCCATGGAGGACAAGTCTGCTGAGCACAAAAGAACTCAGTAT TCCTGCTATTGCTGCAAACTGAGTATGAAAGAAGGCGACCCCGCCATCTATGCCGAAAGGGCTGGCTATGATAAACTGTGGCACCCAGCTTGTTTTGTCTGCAGCACCTGCCATGAACTCCTGGTTGACATGATTTATTTTTGGAAGAATGAGAAGCTATATTGTGGCAGACATTACTGTGACAGCGAGAAACCCCGATGTGCTGGCTGTGACGAG CTGATATTCAGCAATGAGTATACCCAGGCAGAAAACCAGAATTGGCACCTGAAACACTTCTGCTGCTTTGACTGTGATAGCATTCTAGCTGGGGAAATATACGTGATGGTCAATGACAAGCCCGTGTGCAAGCCCTGCTATGTGAAGAATCACGCTGTG GTGTGTCAGGGATGCCACAATGCCATCGACCCAGAAGTGCAGCGGGTGAGCTATAACAACTTCAGCTGGCATGCATCCACAGAGTGCTTTCTGTGCTCCTGCTGCAGCAAGTGCCTCATTGGGCAGAAGTTCATGCCAGTAGAAGGGATGGTTTTCTGTTCAGTGGAATGTAAGAAGATGATGTCTTAG
- the LOC105475649 gene encoding testin isoform X1, which produces MDLENKVKKMGLGHEQGFGAPCLKCKEKCEGFELHFWRKICRNCKCGQEEHDVLLSNEEDRKVGKLFEDTKYTTLIAKLKSDGIPMYKRNVMILTNPVAAKKNVSINTVTYEWAPPVQNQALARQYMQMLPKEKQPVAGSEGAQYRKKQLAKQLPAHDQDPSKCHELSPREVKEMEQFVKKYKSEALGVGDVKLPCEMDAQGPKQMNIPGGDRSTPAAVGAMEDKSAEHKRTQYSCYCCKLSMKEGDPAIYAERAGYDKLWHPACFVCSTCHELLVDMIYFWKNEKLYCGRHYCDSEKPRCAGCDELIFSNEYTQAENQNWHLKHFCCFDCDSILAGEIYVMVNDKPVCKPCYVKNHAVVCQGCHNAIDPEVQRVSYNNFSWHASTECFLCSCCSKCLIGQKFMPVEGMVFCSVECKKMMS; this is translated from the exons atgGGCTTAGGTCACGAGCAAGGATTTGGAGCCCcttgtttaaaatgcaaagaaaaatgtgAAGGATTCGAACTGCACTTCTGGAG aaaaatatgtcGTAACTGCAAGTGTGGCCAAGAAGAACATGATGTCCTCTTGAGCAATGAAGAGGATCGAAAAGTGGGAAAACTTTTTGAAGACACCAAGTATACCACCCTGATTGCAAAACTAAAGTCAGATGGAATTCCCATGTATAAACGCAATGTTATGATATTGACCAATCCAGTTGCTGCCAAGAAGAATGTCTCCATCAATACAGTTACCTATGAGTGGGCACCTCCTGTCCAGAATCAGGCATTG GCCAGGCAGTACATGCAGATGCTACCCAAGGAAAAGCAGCCAGTAGCAGGCTCAGAGGGGGCACAGTACCGGAAGAAGCAGCTGGCAAAGCAGCTCCCTGCACATGACCAGGACCCTTCAAAGTGCCATGAGTTGTCTCCCAGAGAGGTGAAGGAGATGGAGCAGTTTGTAAAGAAATATAAGAGCGAAGCTCTGGGAGTAGGAGATGTCAAACTTCCCTGTGAGATGGATGCCCAAGGCCCGAAACAAATGAACATTCCTGGAGGGGACAGAAGCACCCCAGCAGCAGTGGGGGCCATGGAGGACAAGTCTGCTGAGCACAAAAGAACTCAGTAT TCCTGCTATTGCTGCAAACTGAGTATGAAAGAAGGCGACCCCGCCATCTATGCCGAAAGGGCTGGCTATGATAAACTGTGGCACCCAGCTTGTTTTGTCTGCAGCACCTGCCATGAACTCCTGGTTGACATGATTTATTTTTGGAAGAATGAGAAGCTATATTGTGGCAGACATTACTGTGACAGCGAGAAACCCCGATGTGCTGGCTGTGACGAG CTGATATTCAGCAATGAGTATACCCAGGCAGAAAACCAGAATTGGCACCTGAAACACTTCTGCTGCTTTGACTGTGATAGCATTCTAGCTGGGGAAATATACGTGATGGTCAATGACAAGCCCGTGTGCAAGCCCTGCTATGTGAAGAATCACGCTGTG GTGTGTCAGGGATGCCACAATGCCATCGACCCAGAAGTGCAGCGGGTGAGCTATAACAACTTCAGCTGGCATGCATCCACAGAGTGCTTTCTGTGCTCCTGCTGCAGCAAGTGCCTCATTGGGCAGAAGTTCATGCCAGTAGAAGGGATGGTTTTCTGTTCAGTGGAATGTAAGAAGATGATGTCTTAG